A window of the Euzebya pacifica genome harbors these coding sequences:
- a CDS encoding RNA polymerase sigma factor — translation MPMTTPPACESFLRDEYPRLVGFLRLQFGVDAEDIAQDAVVKLIDRWDRLDTDQPPRAWLYTVALRDGYRLGRRLRRLTGALPLLAPQSDTADVAEAAAATLDTRRVLAALPERQRAAVVLRYYCDLPAAVAAQVLGTTDEAVRALCHRAVVALRRTDLDPVDL, via the coding sequence ATGCCCATGACCACACCGCCTGCATGCGAGTCGTTCCTGCGCGACGAGTACCCACGCCTCGTGGGGTTCCTTCGCCTGCAGTTCGGCGTCGACGCCGAGGACATCGCCCAGGACGCCGTCGTCAAGCTCATCGACCGCTGGGACCGACTCGACACCGACCAGCCGCCCCGCGCGTGGCTGTACACCGTTGCGTTGCGGGACGGTTACCGGCTCGGCCGCCGACTGCGACGGCTCACCGGCGCCCTTCCGCTGCTGGCACCACAGTCCGACACCGCGGACGTGGCCGAGGCGGCCGCTGCGACGCTGGACACCCGTCGGGTCCTGGCTGCCCTTCCGGAACGCCAGCGGGCGGCCGTGGTCCTCCGCTACTACTGCGACCTGCCGGCTGCCGTGGCCGCGCAGGTCCTCGGGACGACCGACGAGGCCGTCCGGGCCCTGTGCCATCGCGCCGTCGTTGCGCTGCGCCGTACCGATCTCGATCCCGTCGACCTGTAG
- a CDS encoding class I SAM-dependent methyltransferase has protein sequence MEPHRPEVTSPGRIASLYDDHHDRYVERTDHLVPPGRDSFLAAVPTYSTVLDLGCGPGRDLLAFADAGHAAIGVDVSAAMVATARDRLAGRPDCAAHLADLTALPLPDGSVDAVWSNGVVHHLSVDDLRTALREVRRVCRPGAPVHLLTRAGDVTGVAFGGRPADGGSVPGVLLWTPADFEAVLRDTGLVPTVTAVVADPVVADLEWLHAIATT, from the coding sequence GTGGAACCGCACCGACCGGAGGTCACGTCACCGGGACGCATCGCATCGCTGTACGACGACCACCACGACCGCTACGTCGAACGGACCGACCACCTGGTGCCGCCAGGCCGCGACAGCTTCCTCGCGGCCGTGCCGACGTACTCGACGGTCCTGGACCTCGGATGTGGACCGGGGAGGGACCTGCTGGCGTTCGCCGACGCCGGCCATGCCGCAATCGGGGTCGACGTGTCCGCCGCCATGGTGGCCACGGCCCGGGACCGGCTGGCCGGACGGCCGGACTGCGCCGCCCACCTCGCCGACCTCACCGCGTTGCCCCTGCCGGACGGGTCCGTGGACGCGGTCTGGTCCAACGGGGTCGTGCACCACCTGAGCGTCGACGACCTCCGGACCGCCCTTCGTGAGGTCCGTCGGGTCTGCCGCCCCGGGGCGCCGGTGCACTTGCTGACCAGGGCAGGGGACGTCACCGGTGTCGCCTTCGGTGGCAGGCCCGCCGACGGCGGGTCCGTTCCCGGTGTCCTCCTGTGGACCCCGGCCGATTTCGAGGCGGTGTTGCGTGACACCGGACTCGTTCCGACCGTCACCGCCGTGGTCGCCGACCCCGTCGTGGCCGATCTGGAGTGGCTTCATGCCATCGCGACCACCTGA